In Halobaculum magnesiiphilum, the following proteins share a genomic window:
- the cobJ gene encoding precorrin-3B C(17)-methyltransferase, giving the protein MSDDTDTTCGGSTDGERDTTDDASACGAATDGGTATDTDGSGTTASDSACGASSSSGSEGSGCGGSSSATDEKVEARVDDFDADPGRLVAVGLGPGHADGMTARAKSTLADAEHIVGYTTYIDLIPDEITEQADELYDTPMCGEVSRTEEAIDRALAGNEVAIVGSGDPNVYALAGLTLEILESKGATASMVDFEVVPGVPAAQSCGARLGAPLVNDSVSVSLSDHLTPMEEIESRLHAVAGEGFTISIYNPWSRKRRENWETACGILREHRDDDTPVGIVHGAGRDDEAVEITTLGELESYGETDLVDMTTTVVVGNEDTYVWDGRMVTPRGYESKYDY; this is encoded by the coding sequence ATGAGCGACGACACCGACACCACCTGCGGCGGTTCGACGGACGGCGAACGGGACACCACGGACGACGCGAGCGCGTGCGGCGCCGCGACCGACGGCGGGACGGCGACCGACACCGACGGCTCGGGCACCACCGCATCCGATTCGGCCTGCGGCGCGTCGAGTTCCTCCGGATCGGAGGGATCCGGGTGCGGCGGCTCCTCGTCGGCGACCGACGAGAAGGTCGAGGCCCGCGTCGACGACTTCGACGCCGACCCCGGCCGACTGGTCGCGGTCGGGCTCGGTCCGGGCCACGCCGACGGCATGACGGCTCGGGCGAAATCCACCCTCGCGGACGCCGAACACATCGTCGGCTACACCACCTACATCGACCTGATCCCCGACGAGATCACCGAGCAGGCGGACGAGCTGTACGACACGCCGATGTGCGGGGAGGTCTCCCGCACGGAGGAGGCGATCGACCGGGCGCTCGCGGGCAACGAGGTGGCGATCGTCGGCTCCGGTGACCCGAACGTGTACGCCCTGGCGGGGCTAACCTTGGAGATCCTCGAATCGAAGGGCGCGACCGCCTCGATGGTCGACTTCGAGGTGGTCCCCGGGGTGCCGGCGGCGCAGTCCTGTGGCGCGCGGCTCGGAGCGCCCCTGGTGAACGACTCCGTGTCGGTCTCGCTGTCGGACCACCTCACGCCGATGGAGGAGATCGAATCGCGGCTCCACGCCGTCGCCGGCGAGGGCTTCACGATCTCCATCTACAACCCATGGAGCCGCAAGCGCCGGGAGAACTGGGAGACCGCATGCGGGATCCTCCGCGAGCACCGAGACGACGACACCCCCGTCGGGATCGTCCACGGCGCGGGTCGCGACGACGAGGCCGTCGAGATCACCACCCTCGGCGAGCTGGAGTCGTACGGCGAGACGGACCTCGTGGACATGACGACGACCGTCGTCGTCGGCAACGAGGACACGTACGTGTGGGACGGCCGGATGGTCACCCCGCGCGGGTACGAGAGCAAGTACGACTACTGA
- a CDS encoding CbiX/SirB N-terminal domain-containing protein → MSSETAPTPSSLSNEAVLLVGHGSRREKSNEQVRTLAADLESRLGIPVDAAFLELASPAIDEAVAGLAGAVSRVSVVHLSLFAASHVKNDVPLAVKRARAEHPDLEIRNGAHLGVHPAILDLLDDRARAAERELGVDRADDEVAVVLCARGSSDPDANADVHKLARLLYEGRVFDDVRATFIGVTEPTLDETLHAVARERPDAVIVLPYMLGDGVLTGRIKDGAAEFDEEYPYVEAAPGEPLGTDPRLLDVLGDRWQEARTGSVEMSCDTCKYKVELDGYEADEGGARAMLRALTHSAAHADRENVDDDPHAHDAPSHHVAVCTNQTCAADGSPAVLERLRQAVRDSDACDARVTRTSCLDQCGDGPMVAVYPDGVWYGGVEEADADRIVSSHLDRERIVSDLVHDTLQ, encoded by the coding sequence GTGAGCAGCGAGACCGCCCCAACCCCCTCGTCGCTGTCGAACGAGGCGGTGCTGCTCGTGGGGCACGGCTCCCGTCGTGAGAAGTCGAACGAGCAAGTGCGGACCCTCGCGGCCGACCTCGAATCCAGGCTCGGCATCCCGGTCGATGCGGCGTTCCTCGAACTCGCGTCGCCGGCGATCGACGAGGCCGTCGCGGGCCTCGCGGGCGCCGTCTCCCGGGTTTCGGTCGTCCACCTGTCGCTGTTCGCCGCGAGCCACGTGAAAAACGACGTGCCGCTGGCCGTGAAGCGGGCTCGCGCCGAGCACCCCGACCTGGAGATCCGCAACGGCGCGCATCTCGGGGTCCATCCGGCGATCCTCGACCTGCTGGACGACCGGGCCCGCGCCGCCGAGCGCGAGCTGGGCGTCGACCGCGCGGACGACGAGGTGGCGGTCGTGCTGTGCGCCCGGGGCTCCTCGGACCCCGACGCCAACGCGGACGTGCACAAGCTCGCCCGCCTGTTGTACGAGGGCCGGGTGTTCGACGATGTCCGCGCGACCTTCATCGGCGTTACCGAGCCGACGCTGGACGAGACACTCCACGCCGTCGCCCGTGAGCGACCCGACGCCGTGATCGTCCTCCCGTACATGCTCGGCGACGGCGTCCTCACGGGTCGTATCAAGGACGGCGCCGCGGAGTTCGACGAGGAGTACCCCTACGTCGAAGCGGCGCCGGGCGAGCCCCTCGGGACCGACCCGCGTCTGCTCGACGTACTCGGGGACCGCTGGCAGGAGGCACGAACCGGGAGCGTCGAGATGTCCTGTGACACCTGCAAGTACAAGGTGGAACTCGACGGCTACGAGGCCGACGAGGGCGGCGCGCGGGCGATGCTGCGCGCGCTGACCCACAGCGCGGCTCACGCCGACCGCGAGAACGTCGACGACGACCCGCACGCCCACGACGCCCCCTCCCACCACGTCGCCGTCTGCACGAACCAGACGTGCGCGGCCGACGGTTCGCCGGCGGTCCTCGAGCGACTCCGGCAGGCCGTCCGCGACTCCGACGCCTGCGACGCGCGTGTCACCCGAACCTCCTGTCTCGACCAGTGCGGCGACGGCCCGATGGTGGCCGTCTACCCCGACGGCGTCTGGTACGGCGGCGTCGAGGAAGCCGACGCCGACCGCATCGTCTCCTCGCACCTCGACCGCGAGCGCATCGTCTCCGACCTCGTCCACGACACGCTACAATAA
- a CDS encoding cobalt-factor II C(20)-methyltransferase produces the protein MTLYGIGLGPGAADLITLRGRRILRSVDTVYTPGRLSRSVAVEHVAESTLGDLDFPMTRDEDELRRAWREAAAEVAPVARDGDAAFVTLGDPNVYSTFGHLRRTLDAFHPDVAVETVPGVSATTAFTSALGVEVEAGAGLALREAAGGRSPTGPDRMVLFKVTDAPATHEGLVDAGYEVTYGRRLFMEQGETVVTDDPEAIADRDYYTLAYARRPNAGEEPATAAFAEAERDARGDSESTDTEAVDG, from the coding sequence GTGACCCTCTACGGAATCGGGCTCGGGCCGGGCGCGGCCGACCTGATCACGCTGCGCGGCCGACGGATCTTGCGCTCGGTCGACACCGTCTACACGCCGGGGCGGCTGTCGCGGTCGGTCGCCGTCGAGCACGTCGCCGAGTCGACGCTCGGCGACCTCGACTTCCCGATGACGCGCGACGAGGACGAACTCCGGCGCGCGTGGCGCGAGGCGGCCGCGGAGGTCGCCCCCGTCGCCCGCGACGGCGACGCCGCGTTCGTGACGCTGGGCGATCCGAACGTCTACTCGACGTTCGGTCACCTCCGGCGGACGCTCGACGCGTTTCACCCCGACGTGGCCGTCGAAACCGTCCCCGGCGTCTCGGCGACGACGGCGTTCACCTCGGCGCTCGGCGTCGAAGTCGAGGCCGGCGCGGGACTTGCCTTGCGCGAGGCGGCCGGCGGCCGTTCCCCGACCGGTCCCGACCGAATGGTGCTGTTCAAGGTGACCGACGCCCCGGCGACCCACGAGGGGCTCGTCGACGCCGGGTACGAGGTGACGTACGGCCGGCGGCTGTTCATGGAACAGGGCGAGACGGTCGTCACCGACGATCCCGAGGCGATCGCCGACCGGGACTACTACACCCTCGCGTACGCCCGGCGACCGAACGCCGGCGAGGAGCCGGCGACCGCGGCGTTCGCTGAGGCCGAGCGCGACGCGAGGGGCGACAGCGAGTCCACGGACACGGAGGCGGTCGACGGATGA
- a CDS encoding transcriptional regulator → MPSPSRSDAAGVGRQSPAPAVAFDTHAAVSLGDIDACGSRQRGRRSAVALTDDVVVVGTAAGDLRAFERTAGNGDDAVGPERWRRSGEEPVVALTQFDGGVLAGTRGERGTIALVDADGTERWRVDGAADVGPPAKETRFWLPFVAALATDGSRAYAALRRYERRGMGDDSTADDADGVDDEDKSNGTARRFESVVYALDPDGIVRWKYAARASPIALATDGDRLAVAYNRCPEPDAHRDGLVVLDAEHGDERLRWDPRHAADAAAPAEADRAVGDVALTPDGYAVASHADRRGYLLDGDGSVTARLDLGATVEREPTGETDDGEPERVYAYPNHVIANDGVVAFVLGNTFPEAGRETAARHPAEHTAVGVSPDGTEWWRASVGGFAHHVASADGTLVVPTAQHFRDRDPAVHGVRLLDLADGSTTTLRTDGVATAVAIAEAEVAAVEEPVTYHDGVADGHGAYRLHGWGR, encoded by the coding sequence ATGCCTTCCCCGTCGAGGAGTGACGCGGCCGGCGTCGGGCGGCAGTCGCCCGCTCCCGCCGTCGCGTTCGACACCCACGCCGCGGTCTCGCTCGGCGATATCGATGCGTGCGGCTCGCGCCAGCGGGGCCGACGTTCGGCGGTCGCGCTGACGGACGACGTGGTCGTCGTCGGGACCGCCGCCGGCGACCTTCGGGCGTTCGAGCGGACGGCAGGGAACGGCGACGACGCGGTCGGACCCGAACGCTGGCGCCGCTCAGGCGAGGAGCCGGTCGTCGCGCTGACGCAGTTCGACGGCGGCGTCCTCGCGGGCACGCGCGGCGAGCGCGGCACGATCGCCCTCGTCGACGCCGACGGAACCGAACGCTGGCGCGTCGACGGCGCCGCGGACGTGGGACCGCCGGCGAAGGAAACACGGTTCTGGCTCCCGTTCGTGGCCGCGCTCGCGACCGACGGATCGCGAGCCTACGCGGCCCTCAGGCGCTACGAGCGACGCGGCATGGGCGACGACTCGACGGCGGACGACGCCGACGGCGTCGACGACGAGGACAAGTCGAACGGAACCGCCCGGCGGTTCGAGAGCGTCGTCTACGCGCTCGATCCCGACGGAATCGTCCGATGGAAGTACGCCGCGCGCGCCTCGCCGATCGCCCTCGCGACGGACGGCGACCGGCTCGCGGTCGCGTACAACCGCTGCCCGGAGCCGGACGCCCACCGCGACGGGCTGGTCGTCCTCGACGCCGAGCACGGGGACGAGCGGCTCCGATGGGACCCGCGTCACGCGGCGGACGCGGCCGCCCCAGCCGAGGCCGACCGTGCCGTCGGTGACGTGGCGCTGACGCCCGACGGCTACGCCGTCGCGAGTCACGCCGACCGGCGTGGGTACCTCCTCGACGGAGATGGATCGGTGACAGCGAGGCTCGATCTGGGCGCGACAGTCGAGCGCGAACCCACAGGTGAGACCGACGACGGGGAGCCCGAGCGGGTGTACGCGTACCCGAACCACGTCATCGCGAACGACGGCGTCGTCGCGTTCGTCCTCGGCAACACCTTCCCGGAGGCCGGCCGCGAGACCGCTGCCCGCCACCCGGCGGAACACACCGCCGTCGGCGTATCCCCGGACGGGACCGAGTGGTGGCGCGCTTCTGTCGGGGGATTCGCTCACCACGTTGCGAGCGCCGACGGAACGCTGGTGGTGCCGACGGCACAGCACTTCCGTGACCGCGACCCGGCCGTCCACGGCGTTCGATTACTCGATCTCGCGGACGGATCGACGACCACGCTTCGGACGGACGGCGTCGCCACGGCGGTCGCGATTGCCGAAGCGGAGGTCGCCGCCGTCGAGGAGCCAGTCACGTACCACGACGGCGTCGCCGATGGGCACGGGGCCTATCGGCTCCACGGCTGGGGGCGATAG
- the cbiT gene encoding precorrin-6Y C5,15-methyltransferase (decarboxylating) subunit CbiT, protein MPETRLPHDAKAGPTKPEVRAVTVSKLGLTETDHFVEVGSCTGAVTVEAARRAGRVTALERSPEKLDVTRKNLAANGLADANIELVAAEAPEGLPADADALFVGGSRNFEAVLDHAVETDVARVVMNVSRLETAGRAVEAFRERDLLDEVVQLQASYGYELAGATSFESENPVYVITGGTGDASADRGGVSA, encoded by the coding sequence ATACCGGAAACCAGGCTCCCGCACGACGCGAAGGCGGGACCGACGAAGCCCGAGGTGCGCGCCGTGACCGTATCGAAACTCGGGCTCACCGAGACGGATCACTTCGTCGAGGTGGGCTCGTGCACCGGCGCCGTAACCGTCGAGGCGGCCCGCCGCGCGGGCCGGGTCACGGCGCTGGAGCGGTCGCCCGAGAAGCTCGACGTGACGCGGAAAAACCTGGCAGCCAACGGGCTGGCGGACGCGAATATCGAGCTCGTCGCGGCCGAGGCGCCCGAGGGACTCCCGGCCGACGCCGACGCGCTGTTCGTCGGCGGCTCCCGGAACTTCGAGGCCGTCCTCGACCACGCCGTCGAGACCGACGTCGCGCGGGTCGTGATGAACGTCTCCCGGCTGGAGACGGCCGGCCGGGCGGTCGAGGCGTTCCGCGAGCGCGACCTCCTCGACGAGGTCGTCCAACTGCAGGCGAGCTACGGCTACGAGCTGGCCGGCGCGACGAGCTTCGAGTCGGAGAACCCGGTGTACGTGATCACGGGCGGCACCGGCGACGCGTCGGCGGACCGCGGCGGGGTGAGTGCGTGA
- a CDS encoding DUF3209 family protein: MSCLELEALRLGLMTVLGTDDRAAREHAEKELEGELEGPIEGLATAETLDGLRRHLDAALVDLEEQVATLDDDDPEADYVRGRLVAVRDAERSLERLATHGEGLLDGLGETHHDLHDAFPVEE, from the coding sequence ATGAGCTGCCTCGAACTCGAAGCCCTGCGACTCGGCCTGATGACCGTCCTCGGCACCGACGATCGCGCCGCCCGCGAACACGCCGAGAAGGAACTGGAAGGTGAGCTGGAGGGCCCCATCGAGGGCCTCGCGACCGCCGAGACGCTCGACGGCCTCCGGCGACACCTCGACGCCGCGCTCGTCGACCTGGAGGAACAAGTCGCGACGCTGGACGACGACGATCCCGAGGCCGACTACGTCCGCGGCCGACTCGTCGCCGTCCGCGACGCCGAGCGGAGCCTCGAGCGCCTCGCGACACACGGCGAGGGCCTGCTCGACGGTCTGGGCGAAACCCACCACGACCTACACGATGCCTTCCCCGTCGAGGAGTGA
- a CDS encoding (2Fe-2S) ferredoxin domain-containing protein: MRDRTDEVYENGFTDHVLVCTNARDSEYAACADAHGDAVLEAARSWLKKRGVFWSRVHVAETSCLGLCSADGTAVAVHPRGRWFSDVVPEDVPDLLATVFGPDASDLGRSPEDMEVPPR, from the coding sequence ATGCGCGATCGCACCGACGAGGTGTACGAGAACGGGTTCACCGACCACGTGCTCGTCTGCACGAACGCCCGCGACTCCGAGTACGCCGCCTGTGCGGACGCCCACGGCGACGCGGTCCTCGAGGCCGCGAGGTCGTGGCTGAAGAAGCGCGGCGTGTTCTGGTCACGCGTCCACGTCGCGGAGACGAGCTGTCTGGGCCTGTGTAGCGCCGACGGAACAGCCGTCGCGGTCCACCCGCGCGGCCGGTGGTTCTCCGACGTGGTGCCCGAGGACGTGCCGGACCTCCTCGCGACCGTGTTCGGTCCGGACGCGTCGGACCTCGGCCGATCGCCCGAAGACATGGAGGTGCCGCCGCGGTAG
- a CDS encoding ferredoxin, translated as MTEHARYTVTVDRDACDGVFACLVRDPRFVEDDDGLAGIDPEAAASLERTDATVTATFADDRRGDAEQAAAACPLDAIAVRDAADAEVEP; from the coding sequence ATGACCGAACACGCACGCTACACGGTCACGGTCGACCGCGACGCCTGCGACGGCGTGTTCGCGTGTCTCGTCCGCGACCCGCGGTTCGTGGAGGACGACGACGGGCTCGCGGGTATCGACCCCGAGGCCGCGGCATCGTTGGAACGCACGGACGCGACGGTGACGGCGACGTTCGCGGACGACCGACGCGGGGACGCCGAACAGGCGGCCGCCGCCTGTCCGCTGGACGCGATCGCCGTGCGCGACGCCGCGGACGCGGAGGTGGAGCCGTGA
- the cbiG gene encoding cobalt-precorrin 5A hydrolase, translating to MSTDDDTTETTEPTDADGSDSGGSHCSTPDSDGEVAETLGIVTFERKRETAEEIKEGLADRYERIDLLEYHGDVFAEHWGEYDVFCGLMASGIAMRKTAPLLDDKWDDPAVVVVDEELTWAIPLTGGHHGANQVADDLASLGAVPAMTTASEAAGKQGVEERAKALDAHVVNGDSTVATNLAVLDDDLGPVARLDGPRAVLVGDDVTVLKRNSDPEDGVVLGTGSVSGADAEQFEAAWERALDEADADWGDVEFVATGTRKEEEPGLLEAAENRDLGVVSFEKEALEAFEGPTPSRSKELIGWPGISEASAIAAGREHELVVEKIGHEDSVTVAVGR from the coding sequence ATGAGCACGGACGACGACACGACGGAGACGACAGAACCGACGGACGCCGACGGCTCCGACTCGGGGGGCTCGCACTGCTCGACGCCCGACTCCGACGGCGAGGTCGCCGAGACGCTCGGGATCGTCACGTTCGAGCGAAAACGCGAGACTGCCGAGGAGATCAAGGAGGGCCTGGCCGACCGCTACGAACGCATCGACCTGCTGGAGTACCACGGCGACGTGTTCGCCGAGCACTGGGGCGAGTACGACGTGTTCTGCGGGCTGATGGCCAGCGGCATCGCCATGCGAAAGACAGCGCCCCTGCTCGACGACAAGTGGGACGACCCCGCGGTCGTCGTCGTCGACGAGGAGCTCACGTGGGCGATCCCCCTGACCGGGGGCCACCACGGCGCCAACCAGGTCGCCGACGACCTCGCGTCGCTGGGGGCGGTTCCGGCGATGACGACGGCCAGCGAGGCGGCGGGCAAGCAGGGCGTCGAGGAGCGCGCGAAGGCGCTGGACGCCCACGTCGTCAACGGCGACTCCACGGTGGCGACGAATCTCGCCGTCCTCGACGACGACCTCGGCCCCGTCGCCAGGCTCGACGGCCCACGGGCGGTCCTCGTCGGCGACGACGTGACCGTGCTGAAGCGCAACAGCGACCCCGAGGACGGCGTCGTCCTCGGGACCGGCTCCGTCTCGGGGGCCGACGCCGAGCAGTTCGAGGCTGCCTGGGAGCGAGCCCTCGACGAGGCCGACGCCGACTGGGGCGACGTGGAGTTCGTCGCCACGGGTACCCGCAAAGAGGAGGAGCCGGGATTGCTGGAGGCGGCCGAGAACCGCGACCTCGGGGTCGTGAGCTTCGAGAAGGAGGCGCTGGAGGCGTTCGAGGGCCCGACGCCGTCGCGCTCGAAGGAGCTGATCGGCTGGCCCGGCATCTCCGAGGCTTCGGCCATCGCCGCCGGCCGCGAGCACGAGCTCGTCGTCGAGAAGATCGGCCACGAGGACAGCGTCACCGTGGCGGTGGGGCGATGA
- a CDS encoding precorrin-3B C(17)-methyltransferase, which translates to MNGGSPPNTSLPESRAAAGGDPAGEAPEAYGTLYVVGIGPGLPGEMTDRARRVIENADCVIASNLYQAFLRDDGTLPPEEEQADSDQELVRSSMGKQVELAREAFERVRDGEDVAHVSGGDPNVYGKSDLLFTMAEAEEATDVPVEIVPGVTAGLSLAATLGAPLSNDFCTVSLSDKWRGWAEIEEKLRAAAIAEFVVVLYNCWRDYERAIAVLREERHDDVPVAIVNDAGRGDAGRNVDGETYTLTTLGEATDHDEEVGGMGTSILVGTHETEVWTNDYREYLVTPRGGRDVDDF; encoded by the coding sequence ATGAACGGCGGGTCTCCCCCGAATACGTCGCTCCCAGAGTCGCGCGCGGCCGCCGGCGGCGACCCCGCCGGCGAGGCGCCCGAGGCGTACGGCACGCTGTACGTCGTCGGCATCGGCCCGGGGCTCCCCGGCGAAATGACCGACCGAGCCCGACGGGTGATAGAGAATGCCGACTGCGTGATCGCCTCGAACCTGTATCAGGCGTTCCTCCGAGATGACGGCACTCTCCCGCCGGAGGAAGAGCAGGCAGACAGTGATCAGGAACTCGTTCGCTCGTCCATGGGCAAGCAGGTCGAACTCGCGCGGGAGGCGTTCGAGCGCGTCCGCGACGGCGAGGACGTGGCGCACGTCTCCGGCGGCGACCCGAACGTGTACGGGAAGTCCGACTTGCTGTTCACGATGGCCGAGGCGGAGGAGGCGACGGACGTGCCCGTCGAGATCGTCCCCGGCGTCACCGCGGGGTTGAGCCTCGCGGCGACGCTGGGGGCGCCGCTGTCGAACGACTTCTGCACCGTCTCGCTGTCGGACAAGTGGCGCGGCTGGGCGGAGATCGAAGAGAAGCTTCGGGCGGCGGCGATCGCAGAGTTCGTCGTCGTCCTGTACAACTGCTGGCGCGACTACGAGCGCGCGATCGCGGTGCTCCGCGAGGAGCGCCACGACGACGTGCCGGTCGCCATCGTCAACGACGCCGGCCGCGGCGACGCCGGCCGCAACGTCGACGGCGAGACGTACACGCTGACGACGCTCGGCGAGGCGACCGACCACGACGAGGAGGTCGGCGGGATGGGCACCTCCATCCTCGTCGGCACCCACGAGACCGAGGTCTGGACCAACGACTACCGCGAGTACCTCGTCACGCCCCGCGGCGGGCGCGACGTGGACGACTTCTGA
- a CDS encoding cobalt-precorrin-4/precorrin-4 C(11)-methyltransferase: MSDAVPDPATDVLEEREGIPFVGAGPGDPGLLTVRGRALLADADLVVHAGSLVNSELLDAFCDHAEQVNSVGKDLEELIPLMRDAHEAGRTVVRLHSGDPAIYGAALEQMDALEAEGVPTYFVSGVTSAFAASATLGTQLTLNEVANHVAFTRPQGKTLSPEEDHISEFVGMGDVTVCIYLGTHAVRETMDRLLDDGVDPDTPVAVVYHASWPDEDVIRGTVADIADAVEDAGYRASALVVIGEAVTGGGYERSYLYGDWANGGSEVERERDLDSSGERSDPRNGDDDEDPAADGGDGGDEDGGDAADSDSITEGYTQ, translated from the coding sequence ATGAGCGACGCCGTTCCCGACCCGGCGACGGACGTGTTGGAGGAACGCGAGGGGATCCCATTCGTCGGCGCCGGCCCGGGAGACCCGGGGCTGCTGACGGTGCGGGGTCGGGCGCTGCTCGCGGACGCCGACCTCGTCGTCCACGCGGGCTCGCTGGTCAACAGCGAGCTGCTGGACGCCTTCTGCGACCACGCCGAGCAGGTGAACTCGGTCGGGAAGGACCTCGAGGAACTGATCCCGCTGATGCGCGACGCCCATGAGGCGGGCCGCACGGTCGTGCGCCTCCACTCGGGCGACCCCGCGATCTACGGCGCGGCGCTGGAGCAGATGGACGCACTGGAGGCCGAGGGCGTCCCCACCTACTTCGTTTCGGGTGTCACCTCGGCGTTCGCCGCGAGCGCGACGCTGGGCACCCAACTCACCCTCAACGAGGTGGCGAACCACGTCGCGTTCACCCGGCCGCAGGGGAAGACCCTGAGCCCGGAGGAGGATCACATCTCGGAGTTCGTCGGGATGGGCGACGTGACCGTCTGCATCTATCTGGGCACCCACGCGGTCCGCGAGACGATGGACCGTCTGCTGGATGACGGCGTCGACCCCGACACGCCGGTCGCGGTCGTCTATCACGCCTCCTGGCCCGACGAGGACGTGATCCGGGGGACCGTCGCCGACATCGCCGACGCCGTCGAGGACGCGGGCTACCGCGCCTCCGCGCTCGTGGTGATCGGCGAGGCGGTCACCGGCGGGGGGTACGAGCGCTCGTACCTCTACGGCGACTGGGCGAACGGCGGGAGCGAGGTCGAGCGCGAGCGAGACCTCGATTCGAGCGGGGAACGGAGTGACCCGCGAAACGGGGACGACGACGAGGACCCCGCCGCCGACGGAGGCGACGGGGGCGACGAGGACGGTGGCGATGCCGCCGACAGCGACTCGATCACGGAGGGATACACGCAATGA
- a CDS encoding cobalamin biosynthesis protein gives MSDPVEVADSVEGEPPRPDAPDDLLRSRPATAYLWGRVAADGAVADGTVTVRAGDADAADRIAALFGTADTDLTSGVTEREYAHNTDVTRTSDEYVVTAETPAADRAAAAFGLPTAGDESGGYRFSALDDHRRQLLRGLAEGCGTVCFKSDSNAVGISFVHDDETLLATVRDHLDAAPVDAPYGDLNESSSGGYWFGVADEAGPELGEWLYEGSVESGLFAPQRRRKTRRSIERARESSTAGGDEGVAGDGGST, from the coding sequence GTGAGCGATCCCGTCGAGGTCGCCGACTCGGTCGAGGGGGAGCCCCCACGGCCGGACGCGCCGGACGATCTCCTGCGGTCAAGGCCCGCGACGGCGTACCTGTGGGGCCGCGTCGCCGCCGACGGCGCCGTCGCCGACGGGACCGTCACGGTCCGCGCGGGAGACGCCGACGCCGCCGACCGGATCGCGGCGCTGTTCGGGACCGCAGACACCGACCTGACGAGCGGAGTGACCGAACGCGAGTACGCCCACAACACGGACGTGACTCGAACGAGCGACGAGTACGTCGTCACGGCGGAGACGCCCGCAGCCGACCGCGCGGCCGCGGCGTTCGGACTCCCGACCGCCGGCGACGAGTCCGGCGGCTACCGCTTTTCGGCGCTCGACGACCATCGCCGACAGCTCCTTCGCGGCCTCGCCGAGGGCTGCGGCACGGTGTGTTTCAAGTCGGACTCGAACGCGGTCGGCATCTCGTTCGTTCACGACGATGAGACGCTACTCGCGACCGTCCGCGACCATCTCGACGCCGCACCCGTCGACGCCCCCTACGGCGACCTGAACGAGTCCTCCTCGGGCGGCTACTGGTTCGGCGTCGCCGACGAGGCCGGCCCCGAACTCGGCGAGTGGCTGTACGAGGGCAGCGTGGAGTCTGGACTGTTCGCTCCCCAGCGCCGACGCAAGACCCGCAGGAGCATCGAGCGGGCCCGGGAGAGCTCCACCGCCGGTGGCGACGAGGGCGTCGCCGGCGACGGAGGGTCGACGTGA